In Oryctolagus cuniculus chromosome X, mOryCun1.1, whole genome shotgun sequence, a single window of DNA contains:
- the C1GALT1C1 gene encoding C1GALT1-specific chaperone 1 yields the protein MREKMLSESSSFLKGVMLGSIFCAFTTMLGHVGIGLGNRMHHHEHHHLQAPNKEDILKISENERMELSKSFRVYCIILVKPKDVSLWAAVKETWTKHCDKAEFFSSENVKVFESINMETNDLWLMMRKAYKYAFDKYSNQYNWFFLARPTTFAIIENLKYFLLKKDPSQPFYLGHTIKSGDFEYVSVEGGIVLSIESMKRLNSLLGIPEKCPEQGGMIWKISEDKQLAICLKYAGVFAENAEDADGKDVFNTKSVGVFIKEAMTNHPNQVVEGCCSDTAVTFNGLTPNQMHVMMYGVYRLRAFGHIFNDALVFLPPNGSDND from the exons ATGCGG gAAAAAATGCTTTCTGAAAGTAGCTCATTTTTGAAAGGAGTGATGCTTGGAAGCATTTTCTGTGCTTTTACCACTATGCTAGGACATGTTGGAATTGGTCTTGGAAATAGAATGCACCACCACGAGCATCATCATCTACAAGCTCCTAACAAAGAAGATATCTTGAAAATTTCAGAGAATGAACGCATGGAACTCAGTAAGAGCTTTCGGGTGTACTGTATCATCCTTGTAAAACCTAAAGATGTGAGTCTTTGGGCTGCAGTAAAGGAGACTTGGACCAAACACTGTGACAAAGCGGAGTTCTTCAGTTCTGAAAATGTTAAAGTGTTTGAGTCaattaatatggaaacaaatGACTTGTGGTTAATGATGAGAAAAGCTTATAAATATGCTTTTGATAAATACAGCAACCAATACAACTGGTTTTTCCTTGCACGCCCCACTACATTTGCTATTATTGAAAACCTTaagtattttttgttaaaaaaggaTCCATCACAGCCTTTTTATCTAGGCCATACTATAAAATCTGGAGACTTTGAGTATGTGAGTGTGGAAGGAGGAATTGTCTTGAGTATAGAATCAATGAAAAGACTTAACAGCCTTCTAGGAATCCCTGAGAAGTGTCCTGAACAGGGAGGGATGATTTGGAAGATATCAGAAGATAAGCAGTTAGCAATATGCCTAAAATATGCTGGAGTATTTGCAGAAAATGCAGAAGATGCTGATGGAAAAGATGTATTTAACACCAAATCTGTTGGGGTTTTTATTAAGGAGGCAATGACTAATCACCCTAACCAGGTAGTAGAGGGATGCTGTTCAGATACAGCTGTTACTTTTAACGGACTGACTCCTAATCAGATGCATGTGATGATGTATGGTGTATACCGTCTTAGGGCATTTGGTCATATTTTCAATGATGCCTTGGTTTTCTTACCTCCAAATGGTTCTGACAATGACTGA